In the Elizabethkingia bruuniana genome, CTTTGAAGTGTATCGGGTCTGTAAAATTTCTGATCGTAATAGAAAATAAAGTTTTTATTAGTATTATCGGAGAGGAACTGGCGTATAATATTTTGATTTTTTAAGGGATAATCATCTCCGCTCAGATTAATAAAAAAATCCCACTCAGAACTTACATTAAGAAGATATTCCATAGCATCGAGTTCAGCTTGTATCATGCTGAATCCTCCAGGATTAATGTTCATACTTTGTAAAACATAAGCATTTGGAAACTGTATAAGAAATTGTTGAATTTCTTCTGTAAATTCAGATTTTGCTTTTCTGTCAATATGGATAAGGTAGAATTGATCTCTTGTATGAATCTGATAAAAGAGTTTTTTAAAAACCTCAGGTTCATGGTGCACCATAATGAAATAGGCAATTCTTATCAATGGAGGAGGAGAGGTAGCTAACGGCTGGGGTTGTGTTTTGGGAAAATAAGTATGCATTATTAGAGGATTAAAATTATCCGCTGAATGCAAACAATTTGTTTCATGCACGAAATCTATGAATAAATTTTTGATAATCAGTTGATTAAATGTAGTATTGTTCTGAATGTTTATTGTATATTTGCAGCACAATAAATAAACAGGCCTCTGCCTTTGCCTTCTGTCACAGTTTAAAATACCTTTTTTTTCTTTTTCAGTATCTAGCTTTTCCAGCCGCCACATTTTAACTTTTAAATCTTTATGGATGAATATGAGTTTAGGTAGCAAAAGCTATATCAATAAGCAGTTATATAATACGCAGGATTATAAACTTTTATTTCTTTATTTAAGGACTGTTGTTTATGGATTTTATTCAGGATTTTATGGAAAACCTGATTCACTTAAAGCCTAAAAAAGGCAATTTCAAAAACAATGAATTTTAAAAGTTTAAATTTAATAAATCCTATTATCCGTGCCATAACAGAAGCCGGATATTCAAAACCCACCGATATCCAGAATATGGCGATACCGCATATTCTTGAGGGAAAAGATATTATTGGCTGTGCACAGACCGGAACCGGCAAAACGGCAGCATTTGCAATGCCTGTTCTACAGTTACTTAAAAAGAAAAACCCGGAACATAAAGAAATTCGAACACTTATTCTAACCCCCACGCGGGAGCTGGCAATACAGATTGAGGAAAATTTTAAGGTCTATAGTAAATATCTGCCATTATCACAGCTTTGTGTTTTCGGTGGCGTTGGTAAAGGAAGCCAGATTGCAGCCTTAAGAAAAAGAGTAGATGTATTGATTGCCACACCGGGAAGACTTTTAGATTTGTGCAGCGATGGACATGTGAATCTTTCCAAAATTGAAATTCTGGTTCTGGATGAAGCAGACAGAATGCTTGATATGGGTTTTGTGAATGATGTGAAAAAGATTCTCAGGTTAACCCCTTCAAAGAAACAGACTCTGTTTTTCTCTGCAACCATGCCTGTTTCTATACGGAAATTTGCAAATACAATTGTGAAAAATCCTGTAGAAGTATCGGCAACACCTGTTTCATCAACAGCAAAAACTATAGAACAGTCTGTATATTTTGTTGATAAAAACAGAAAAACAGATTTACTTATCAATCTTCTGGAAGACTCTAGTATTAACCGCCTATTGGTTTTTACACGAACCAAATACGGAGCAGACCGATTGGTAAAACAACTGGGACATACAGGAATATTTGCAGCAGCAATTCACGGAAACAAATCTCAACAAGCAAGACAAAAAGCACTTGAAGACTTTAAAAAAAGTAAGGTCCGTGTTTTAATCGCCACTGATATTGCAGCGCGCGGAATCGATATCGACGAACTTTCTTTCGTTATCAATTATGAACTCCCAAATATACCGGAAACTTATGTTCACCGAATAGGCAGAACCGGAAGAGCCGGAATGGAAGGAAAAGCAGTTTCTTTTTGCGACGAGGACGAACGTTCCGATTTAAAGAATATTCAAAAGCTCATAGGCTTTACAATGCCTGTAGGAAATCAGGCGGGCATACACTAAGAAATATTGCA is a window encoding:
- a CDS encoding DEAD/DEAH box helicase, which codes for MNFKSLNLINPIIRAITEAGYSKPTDIQNMAIPHILEGKDIIGCAQTGTGKTAAFAMPVLQLLKKKNPEHKEIRTLILTPTRELAIQIEENFKVYSKYLPLSQLCVFGGVGKGSQIAALRKRVDVLIATPGRLLDLCSDGHVNLSKIEILVLDEADRMLDMGFVNDVKKILRLTPSKKQTLFFSATMPVSIRKFANTIVKNPVEVSATPVSSTAKTIEQSVYFVDKNRKTDLLINLLEDSSINRLLVFTRTKYGADRLVKQLGHTGIFAAAIHGNKSQQARQKALEDFKKSKVRVLIATDIAARGIDIDELSFVINYELPNIPETYVHRIGRTGRAGMEGKAVSFCDEDERSDLKNIQKLIGFTMPVGNQAGIH